One genomic segment of Mangifera indica cultivar Alphonso chromosome 6, CATAS_Mindica_2.1, whole genome shotgun sequence includes these proteins:
- the LOC123219806 gene encoding protein NAR1-like isoform X2 yields MLEKQSLDEFLSNINKGKAVIVSLSPQSRASLAVHFGLSPLQVFKKLTTLLKSLGVKAVFDTSCSRDITLIETCNEFISRYKWIQESGDEKSKSSLPMLSSACPGWICYAEKQLGSYILPYISSVKSPQQTIGATIKHHVCQKLGLRPDEIYHVTVMPCYDKKLEAVRDDFVFQVESQEKCNSEGPMISEVDSVLTSGEVLDLIQLKTADFKALEESSLDKMLTNVDEEGHLYGVPGSSGGYAETVFRYAAKMLFGRNFEGELNFKTIRNSDFREVVLEVERKTVLKFALCYGFQNLQNIVRKVKMQKCDYHFVEVMACPAGCLNGGGQIKPKPGQSPKELIQSLETIYMENVLVADPFKNPLVKSLYDEWLEQPGSEKAKRHMHTEYHPVVKSITAQLHNW; encoded by the exons ATGCTTGAGAAGCAAAGCTTGGATGAGTTTTTATCTAATATTAATAAAGGAAAGGCTGTCATTGTTTCACTATCTCCACAGTCTAGAGCTTCTCTTGCTGTTCATTTCGGCCTTTCTCCCCTTCAG GTTTTTAAGAAACTTACAACATTGCTGAAGTCTTTAGGAGTAAAGGCTGTATTTGACACAAGTTGCAGTAGAGACATAACGCTTATTGAAACTTGTAATGAGTTTATCAGTAGGTACAAATGGATCCAAGAATCTGGTGATGAAAAGTCTAAATCCTCCTTGCCCATGCTTTCATCGGCATGTCCAG GTTGGATATGCTATGCTGAAAAACAACTTGGGTCTTATATTCTGCCTTATATATCTTCTGTGAAGAGTCCCCAACAAACAATTGGAGCTACTATCAAACATCATGTATGCCAAAAACTAGGTCTCAG GCCAGACGAGATTTACCATGTGACTGTGATGCCTTGTTATGATAAGAAGCTTGAAGCTGTCAGAGATGACTTTGTTTTCCAAGTCGAATctcaagaaaaatgtaatagtGAAGGTCCTATGATATCTGAGGTTGATTCAGTCTTGACATCCGGTGAAGTCTTAGATTTGATACAG TTAAAAACTGCAGATTTTAAAGCCTTAGAGGAATCTTCTCTTGATAAGAT GTTGACAAATGTTGATGAAGAAGGACATCTTTATGGGGTCCCTGGAAGCTCTGGAGGTTATGCAGAAACAGTTTTCAGATATGCTGCTAAAATGCTTTTTGGGAGAAATTTTGAAGGCGAACTGAACTTCAAAACCATAAGAAATTCTGATTTCAGAGAGGTGGTTTTGGAa GTGGAGAGAAAAACAGTGTTGAAATTTGCACTATGTTATGGCTTCCAGAATCTGCAGAATATTGTCAGAAAAGTGAAAATGCAAAAATGTGATTATCATTTTGTGGAGGTCATGGCATGTCCTGCAG GTTGCTTGAATGGTGGAGGTCAAATCAAGCCAAAACCAGGGCAATCTCCAAAAGAATTGATTCAGTCATTGgaaaccatctatatggaaaAT GTGTTGGTGGCTGATCCTTTTAAGAATCCTCTTGTGAAAAGCCTATATGATGAGTGGCTTGAGCAACCTGGTTCTGAGAAAGCTAAAAGACACATGCACACAGAATATCACCCTGTGGTAAAAAGCATTACTGCTCAGTTACACAATTGGTAA
- the LOC123218512 gene encoding CASP-like protein 2B1 — translation MSYLGVGVSPGNVPVYHGTVLKVVDRRIRLVELILRCVICGLGVLAAVLVGTDSQVKEILSIRKTARFTDMKALVFLVIANGIAATYSLLQGVRCVLGMVKGSLLFNKPLAWAIFSGDQLMAYLTVAAVAAAAQSAAFAKMGQPELQWMKLCDMYGKFCNQVGEGIASAVLVSLSMVVLSCMSAFSLFRLYGGSKSRNGGRW, via the exons ATGAGTTACTTGGGTGTTGGTGTGAGTCCAGGGAATGTGCCTGTGTACCACGGCACTGTTCTGAAGGTTGTTGATCGAAGAATCAGGCTTGTAGAGCTGATTTTGAGATGTGTGATTTGTGGTTTAGGAGTTCTTGCTGCTGTTCTTGTAGGAACTGATTCTCAAGTCAAAGAGATCTTGTCAATCCGAAAGACAGCCAGATTTACTGACATGAAAGCTCTTGT GTTTCTGGTGATAGCCAATGGAATAGCTGCAACATACTCTTTGTTACAAGGTGTCCGCTGTGTTCTAGGGATGGTTAAAGGAAGCTTGCTGTTCAACAAGCCTCTAGCATGGGCAATTTTTTCTGGAGATCAG TTGATGGCATACTTGACGGTGGCAGCAGTGGCGGCAGCTGCACAATCAGCAGCATTTGCAAAGATGGGACAGCCGGAGCTACAGTGGATGAAGTTATGTGATATGTATGGGAAATTCTGCAACCAAGTTGGAGAAGGAATAGCTTCAGCAGTTTTAGTCAGCCTAAGCATGGTGGTTCTGTCTTGCATGTCTGCATTTAGTCTCTTCCGTTTGTATGGTGGAAGCAAGTCCAGAAATGGTGGCAGGTGGTAG
- the LOC123219806 gene encoding protein NAR1-like isoform X1, producing the protein MSEKFSPTLRIGDLSDFIAPSQDCVVSLKKATARNPGKQVSSSSRQQAEPVKISLKDCLACSGCITSAETVMLEKQSLDEFLSNINKGKAVIVSLSPQSRASLAVHFGLSPLQVFKKLTTLLKSLGVKAVFDTSCSRDITLIETCNEFISRYKWIQESGDEKSKSSLPMLSSACPGWICYAEKQLGSYILPYISSVKSPQQTIGATIKHHVCQKLGLRPDEIYHVTVMPCYDKKLEAVRDDFVFQVESQEKCNSEGPMISEVDSVLTSGEVLDLIQLKTADFKALEESSLDKMLTNVDEEGHLYGVPGSSGGYAETVFRYAAKMLFGRNFEGELNFKTIRNSDFREVVLEVERKTVLKFALCYGFQNLQNIVRKVKMQKCDYHFVEVMACPAGCLNGGGQIKPKPGQSPKELIQSLETIYMENVLVADPFKNPLVKSLYDEWLEQPGSEKAKRHMHTEYHPVVKSITAQLHNW; encoded by the exons ATGTCTGAGAAGTTCTCGCCGACGTTAAGAATTGGAGATCTCAGCGATTTTATCGCGCCGTCGCAGGATTGCGTAGTTTCTCTTAAAAAAGCCACCGCTAGAAACCCTGGTAAACAG GTTTCTAGTTCTAGCAGGCAGCAAGCTGAACCGGTTAAAATATCACTCAAGGATTGCTTAGCTTGCAG CGGATGCATAACATCAGCTGAGACAGTAATGCTTGAGAAGCAAAGCTTGGATGAGTTTTTATCTAATATTAATAAAGGAAAGGCTGTCATTGTTTCACTATCTCCACAGTCTAGAGCTTCTCTTGCTGTTCATTTCGGCCTTTCTCCCCTTCAG GTTTTTAAGAAACTTACAACATTGCTGAAGTCTTTAGGAGTAAAGGCTGTATTTGACACAAGTTGCAGTAGAGACATAACGCTTATTGAAACTTGTAATGAGTTTATCAGTAGGTACAAATGGATCCAAGAATCTGGTGATGAAAAGTCTAAATCCTCCTTGCCCATGCTTTCATCGGCATGTCCAG GTTGGATATGCTATGCTGAAAAACAACTTGGGTCTTATATTCTGCCTTATATATCTTCTGTGAAGAGTCCCCAACAAACAATTGGAGCTACTATCAAACATCATGTATGCCAAAAACTAGGTCTCAG GCCAGACGAGATTTACCATGTGACTGTGATGCCTTGTTATGATAAGAAGCTTGAAGCTGTCAGAGATGACTTTGTTTTCCAAGTCGAATctcaagaaaaatgtaatagtGAAGGTCCTATGATATCTGAGGTTGATTCAGTCTTGACATCCGGTGAAGTCTTAGATTTGATACAG TTAAAAACTGCAGATTTTAAAGCCTTAGAGGAATCTTCTCTTGATAAGAT GTTGACAAATGTTGATGAAGAAGGACATCTTTATGGGGTCCCTGGAAGCTCTGGAGGTTATGCAGAAACAGTTTTCAGATATGCTGCTAAAATGCTTTTTGGGAGAAATTTTGAAGGCGAACTGAACTTCAAAACCATAAGAAATTCTGATTTCAGAGAGGTGGTTTTGGAa GTGGAGAGAAAAACAGTGTTGAAATTTGCACTATGTTATGGCTTCCAGAATCTGCAGAATATTGTCAGAAAAGTGAAAATGCAAAAATGTGATTATCATTTTGTGGAGGTCATGGCATGTCCTGCAG GTTGCTTGAATGGTGGAGGTCAAATCAAGCCAAAACCAGGGCAATCTCCAAAAGAATTGATTCAGTCATTGgaaaccatctatatggaaaAT GTGTTGGTGGCTGATCCTTTTAAGAATCCTCTTGTGAAAAGCCTATATGATGAGTGGCTTGAGCAACCTGGTTCTGAGAAAGCTAAAAGACACATGCACACAGAATATCACCCTGTGGTAAAAAGCATTACTGCTCAGTTACACAATTGGTAA